From the genome of Rhizobium binae, one region includes:
- a CDS encoding DUF4167 domain-containing protein, producing MRPGQQNKRGRGRGNNNNNGGGGNNNNNNFNRKGGNPLTRTYDSSGPDVKIRGTAQHIAEKYAQLARDAQSSGDRVMAENYLQHAEHYNRIIASAQAQMQERFQRDDRVEYNDRDAADRDSDDIDINDNDGDDVVVVQPPQSRQHQPQAQPQPAPAPAPAPAPQPEVIDGTGPQPEIEGIPAEVAMDEEGSAGQPRERQPRRRSAGNRPRRPRRGAEGDASSEGEGASADAPVLAEATSE from the coding sequence ATGAGGCCAGGACAGCAAAACAAGCGCGGTCGAGGGCGTGGTAACAACAATAACAATGGCGGCGGTGGAAATAACAATAACAATAATTTCAACCGCAAGGGCGGCAATCCGCTGACCCGGACCTATGACAGCTCCGGCCCCGACGTGAAAATTCGCGGTACCGCCCAGCATATTGCCGAGAAATACGCGCAACTTGCACGTGACGCCCAGAGCTCCGGCGACCGCGTGATGGCCGAGAACTATCTTCAGCACGCCGAACATTACAATCGGATCATCGCCAGCGCCCAGGCGCAGATGCAGGAGCGTTTCCAGCGCGACGATCGCGTCGAATACAATGACCGCGACGCGGCGGATCGCGACAGCGACGATATTGATATCAACGACAATGACGGCGATGATGTCGTCGTCGTCCAGCCGCCGCAGAGCAGGCAGCACCAGCCGCAGGCACAGCCGCAGCCGGCTCCCGCTCCCGCTCCCGCTCCGGCACCTCAGCCCGAGGTCATCGATGGAACCGGCCCGCAGCCGGAGATCGAAGGCATCCCTGCCGAGGTGGCCATGGACGAGGAAGGTTCCGCCGGTCAGCCGCGCGAACGCCAGCCCCGCCGCCGCAGCGCTGGCAACCGTCCACGTCGCCCGCGGCGTGGTGCGGAAGGCGATGCTTCGTCGGAAGGCGAGGGCGCTTCCGCCGATGCGCCTGTTCTGGCGGAAGCCACATCGGAGTGA